A window from Candidatus Omnitrophota bacterium encodes these proteins:
- a CDS encoding NADH-quinone oxidoreductase subunit C: MNTQDYIKNILDSANIKTSGFDMLRRDELYLTVSAADFAGTCSLMHKKLDSPVMTFFAEDLREASGVFALYCGFLSLQTRSWIFVRQNIAQDDPAFDSLAKNIYSASLFEREIKEMFGIMPSGNPDLRRLKLHDEVWPEGYYPLRKDFIAPRDLPAPGPAYRFKRVEGEGIFEIPVGPVHAGIIGPGHFRFSSAGEPIVNLELRLGWTHRGIEKLLEGMDTSEAVKIFERVSGDTAFGYSLAFCRSAEKIFGIDVPVRAQLLRVIYLELERLYNHANDMGGIALDVGFSFPAQFASLIKESILQLNQKISASRYLKGINAVGGILQDIDKNKAVIIREALGKIEKDICSLEDMLLTSVSFMDRVDATGILRANTARDLGITGVAARASGIALDLRKALPGIYDTLSFAAAKEHAGDVASRLRVRIAESKESFSLISQSLEKLSSCSPEIKATGQVKEGIAFGYVEAWRGAVLVWMRLDRDGKIARCKIVDPSFHNWDALSFAVLGNIIPDFPLCNKSFDLSYAGNDL; the protein is encoded by the coding sequence ATGAATACCCAAGATTATATAAAGAACATTCTGGATTCCGCGAATATCAAGACGTCCGGGTTTGATATGTTGCGCCGGGACGAGTTGTATCTTACCGTTTCCGCCGCGGATTTTGCCGGAACATGCAGTCTCATGCATAAGAAGCTCGATTCTCCGGTGATGACATTTTTTGCCGAGGACCTGCGCGAGGCTTCGGGCGTCTTCGCGCTTTATTGCGGTTTCTTAAGCCTGCAGACGCGTTCCTGGATATTCGTCCGGCAGAATATCGCGCAGGATGATCCGGCGTTCGATTCGCTTGCGAAGAATATTTATTCCGCCAGCCTGTTTGAGCGCGAGATAAAAGAGATGTTCGGGATAATGCCATCGGGCAACCCCGACTTAAGAAGGCTTAAGCTTCACGACGAGGTCTGGCCCGAAGGATATTACCCGCTTCGTAAAGATTTTATCGCGCCGCGCGATCTCCCCGCACCTGGTCCGGCGTATAGATTTAAACGCGTAGAAGGGGAAGGCATATTCGAGATTCCAGTCGGGCCGGTGCATGCCGGTATTATAGGGCCGGGCCATTTCAGGTTCAGCTCGGCGGGGGAACCGATAGTAAATCTGGAGTTGCGGCTCGGGTGGACGCATAGAGGCATCGAGAAGCTTCTCGAAGGTATGGATACCTCGGAGGCGGTAAAGATATTTGAACGCGTAAGCGGCGACACGGCATTTGGCTACAGCCTCGCTTTCTGCCGTTCCGCGGAAAAGATATTTGGCATAGACGTTCCTGTAAGGGCGCAACTGCTTCGCGTGATATACCTGGAGCTCGAACGTTTGTATAATCACGCAAACGACATGGGCGGCATCGCCCTCGATGTAGGTTTCAGTTTCCCCGCGCAATTCGCGAGCCTGATAAAAGAATCGATACTCCAGCTCAATCAGAAAATATCCGCTTCCCGATATCTTAAAGGTATTAACGCAGTCGGGGGGATTTTACAGGATATCGATAAAAATAAAGCCGTAATTATCCGCGAGGCGCTTGGGAAGATAGAAAAAGATATCTGTTCTCTGGAAGATATGCTTTTAACGAGCGTCTCTTTTATGGATCGTGTCGACGCGACGGGGATTTTGCGCGCCAATACAGCCCGCGACCTCGGCATAACTGGTGTAGCCGCGCGCGCAAGCGGCATTGCGCTGGATTTGAGAAAGGCCTTGCCGGGTATTTACGATACCCTATCTTTCGCCGCGGCGAAAGAGCATGCGGGCGATGTCGCTTCGCGCCTTAGGGTAAGAATCGCCGAATCGAAAGAGTCGTTTAGCCTTATTAGCCAATCCTTGGAAAAACTCAGTTCATGCAGTCCGGAAATCAAAGCTACGGGGCAAGTGAAGGAAGGGATTGCATTCGGCTATGTCGAGGCATGGCGCGGAGCTGTACTGGTCTGGATGAGGTTGGATCGCGACGGTAAGATAGCCAGATGCAAGATCGTGGATCCTTCTTTTCATAACTGGGACGCTCTCTCGTTTGCCGTTTTGGGAAACATTATTCCCGATTTTCCTTTATGCAATAAAAGTTTCGATCTATCATACGCGGGTAATGACCTATGA
- a CDS encoding NADH-quinone oxidoreductase subunit B family protein yields MNFRIFKSSIEKGRVTLKLDEAGIVALPEIENIGRDLKRAIHAKFGRSFHIREVDTGSCGACESEIIACSNPLYDIQRFGIDFVASPRHADALLVTGPVSKNMILALKKTYEAMPEPKFVIALGDCAKDGGAFKGSYYTRDGVENILPVILHIPGCPPDPLTIMRSLLSFMHDFPCRRA; encoded by the coding sequence ATGAACTTTAGAATATTTAAAAGTAGCATCGAAAAGGGCAGAGTTACGTTAAAACTCGACGAGGCCGGTATTGTCGCACTGCCCGAAATCGAAAATATCGGCCGGGATCTTAAAAGAGCTATTCACGCGAAGTTCGGCAGGTCGTTTCACATCCGCGAAGTCGATACCGGTTCATGCGGCGCATGCGAATCGGAGATAATCGCGTGCTCTAATCCTTTGTACGACATACAACGCTTCGGCATAGATTTCGTGGCCTCTCCACGCCACGCGGACGCGCTTCTTGTTACCGGGCCCGTTTCTAAGAACATGATCCTTGCCCTGAAGAAAACATATGAGGCGATGCCTGAGCCGAAATTTGTGATTGCCCTGGGAGATTGTGCCAAGGACGGAGGGGCATTCAAAGGATCTTATTATACCCGCGACGGTGTAGAAAATATCCTGCCTGTTATTTTGCACATCCCTGGATGCCCACCGGATCCATTAACGATAATGCGTTCACTCCTGAGTTTTATGCACGATTTTCCTTGTCGCCGGGCATAA
- a CDS encoding PAS domain S-box protein: protein MKPTPQERLILSFAAVSNLSAILTFIAGCIGIFINTPVVRNAIPGLVTMKVNTALCFILAGLSLWLIQISRNTRTNRLIALCCISLIAVIAGLTFFEYISGIDIGIDQLLIHVNIPSDFTVNPVRMALSTVITFFLVCYAMFLIISKEGRGHYLYQVPAIFGMLIASAVLLGYLYNVPLLYHFPRGNPVMAFHTSIAFFIMFPGVIFARPDTGLISIVTRYSAGGLVARSLTPIAIIVPPIFGMAKLLAEKRGVINNEIGISLVATANAAVISAFIIWFAAFIDKTELKHKILRDKQERESLFFTTIFDNTPNAVYIYDMTGKFIEANPAACNLLGYEHEVLLKMSASNVESSINTALISDRIAQVKKDGRITSDVIYNKGDGTIVSLEVNSQMVDLRGEQVIMNIVHDITLRRRIEEALKIKIREMEIINKTTVDRELKMVELKKKIKDLEGELEKERRHE, encoded by the coding sequence ATGAAACCAACCCCGCAGGAACGCCTTATACTTTCGTTTGCGGCCGTTTCAAATTTGTCGGCCATCCTGACTTTTATAGCGGGATGCATCGGCATATTTATAAATACTCCCGTCGTAAGGAACGCGATCCCGGGACTCGTTACGATGAAGGTCAATACCGCATTATGCTTTATACTCGCCGGTCTTTCATTATGGCTGATTCAGATAAGCCGCAATACCAGGACGAACAGACTGATAGCGCTATGTTGTATTTCGTTGATTGCCGTGATAGCCGGCCTTACGTTTTTTGAATATATCTCCGGTATAGATATAGGCATTGATCAATTACTGATCCATGTAAATATCCCCTCGGATTTCACCGTCAACCCCGTTCGTATGGCATTGAGTACGGTGATAACTTTTTTTCTCGTATGTTATGCCATGTTTTTAATAATATCAAAAGAGGGCCGCGGTCATTATCTGTACCAGGTTCCGGCAATTTTTGGTATGTTGATTGCCTCGGCCGTGTTATTGGGGTACCTTTATAACGTGCCGCTTCTTTATCATTTCCCGCGCGGGAATCCGGTGATGGCATTCCATACTTCCATAGCATTTTTTATAATGTTTCCCGGAGTTATTTTTGCCCGGCCGGATACGGGGCTGATTAGTATAGTTACACGGTATAGCGCAGGAGGTCTTGTGGCCCGGAGCCTGACGCCTATCGCTATTATCGTGCCGCCGATTTTCGGTATGGCTAAGCTATTGGCCGAAAAAAGAGGTGTCATAAACAACGAGATCGGCATATCGCTGGTGGCTACAGCCAATGCGGCAGTAATAAGCGCATTTATAATATGGTTTGCGGCTTTTATAGATAAGACGGAATTAAAGCACAAAATTTTAAGAGATAAGCAAGAGAGAGAGTCGCTTTTTTTTACGACTATATTTGATAATACGCCCAATGCCGTATATATTTACGACATGACCGGAAAATTTATCGAGGCCAATCCCGCCGCCTGCAATTTATTGGGATATGAGCACGAAGTATTGCTCAAAATGTCGGCATCGAACGTAGAATCCTCCATAAACACTGCCCTGATATCCGATCGAATCGCGCAAGTAAAAAAGGATGGACGCATCACTTCGGATGTTATTTATAACAAAGGCGACGGGACGATTGTCAGTCTGGAAGTGAACAGTCAAATGGTGGATTTGCGCGGTGAGCAGGTTATCATGAATATAGTGCACGATATTACGCTACGCCGGCGCATTGAAGAGGCGCTAAAAATTAAGATCAGGGAGATGGAAATAATTAATAAGACTACCGTGGATCGTGAATTGAAGATGGTTGAATTAAAGAAAAAGATAAAAGATCTCGAAGGAGAACTAGAAAAGGAGCGGCGTCATGAATAA
- a CDS encoding FecR domain-containing protein, with translation MNKKPLVVVLILLFVVLAGVAVFLFAGKLFAPREEVILDQTSNTFLVKGDVKINKISAGGGWHKLEASTVIEKGDVIETAGESTADIVIGANTDKAIKIGEKSIVEFEGINPTSLNFSKGKLLVNVKRLEPKSSFVVKTPTAICGARGTGWMEEASPGMTKVCVFDNSVFVRELNDAGKPKMGKRIANQGTELIIQKGVIIKEVPLGELDAQVWQSWAKNVEYLREGKVLVNDFDRKENFNNLSGPFGSWNVFFSDPSQYCRDEFTVLERVGEKGYALKLTYDVETSFSAYNGFFTNLMGIDISGYKYLVFSIKGDKIAGFTTSVNVELKNMRQTGRAKVDGITSEWKRIVLPLKDFVGINTFKDMKEIVVVFSDIAVTKKVGVVYIDDIYFAKYDPDVKGE, from the coding sequence ATGAATAAGAAACCTTTAGTGGTGGTTTTAATCCTGCTTTTTGTAGTTCTTGCCGGCGTTGCTGTATTCCTATTTGCGGGAAAATTATTCGCGCCCAGGGAAGAGGTTATATTAGATCAGACCAGTAATACATTTCTCGTAAAAGGCGATGTAAAGATAAATAAGATAAGCGCGGGAGGCGGTTGGCATAAACTTGAAGCCTCTACGGTTATCGAAAAAGGAGACGTAATAGAGACCGCCGGCGAATCGACGGCCGATATAGTTATAGGCGCCAATACAGATAAGGCGATCAAGATAGGCGAGAAGAGTATCGTGGAATTCGAAGGGATCAACCCGACGTCGCTCAATTTTTCTAAAGGCAAATTACTGGTAAACGTGAAGAGGCTGGAGCCGAAGTCCTCCTTTGTGGTGAAGACACCCACCGCTATATGCGGCGCCAGAGGCACCGGATGGATGGAGGAAGCGTCTCCGGGGATGACGAAAGTATGTGTATTCGACAACTCCGTATTCGTTCGAGAACTTAATGACGCAGGGAAACCGAAGATGGGTAAACGCATTGCCAACCAGGGCACAGAGTTGATCATACAAAAGGGCGTTATCATAAAAGAGGTACCGCTGGGCGAACTCGACGCGCAGGTATGGCAATCCTGGGCGAAGAATGTGGAATACTTAAGAGAAGGCAAAGTCCTGGTGAACGATTTTGACAGGAAAGAAAATTTCAACAACTTAAGCGGGCCGTTCGGATCGTGGAATGTGTTCTTCTCCGACCCCAGTCAGTATTGCAGGGATGAGTTTACGGTATTGGAGAGGGTGGGCGAAAAAGGCTACGCTTTAAAACTTACTTATGATGTCGAGACATCATTCTCAGCCTATAACGGTTTCTTTACAAACCTGATGGGCATAGACATCTCCGGCTACAAGTATCTTGTATTCTCTATAAAAGGGGATAAGATAGCCGGATTTACGACCAGCGTGAATGTTGAGCTTAAGAATATGCGCCAGACGGGCCGCGCGAAGGTTGATGGTATAACGTCGGAATGGAAACGCATAGTGTTGCCGCTAAAGGATTTTGTCGGCATAAATACGTTTAAGGATATGAAGGAAATAGTTGTTGTATTCAGCGATATAGCCGTTACCAAAAAGGTTGGAGTTGTTTATATAGACGACATCTATTTCGCAAAATACGATCCTGACGTTAAAGGTGAGTAA
- a CDS encoding ATP-binding protein — protein sequence MDSCAGTIKVPSRTSSIKKVSSGILEQLLPYKVSEERLFDITLCIEEAVRNAIIHGNRSDLKLQVKVDYSIDGDNIAVEVEDEGAGFQPARVPDPTEECNITKESGRGLHLIVRLMDRVEFNKRGNRIRMEKSLR from the coding sequence ATGGATAGTTGCGCGGGAACCATAAAGGTTCCGAGCCGGACAAGTTCGATAAAGAAAGTTTCATCCGGGATACTTGAACAACTTTTGCCGTACAAAGTGAGCGAAGAGCGGCTCTTTGATATAACATTATGTATCGAGGAGGCGGTCAGAAACGCCATTATTCACGGCAATCGTTCCGACCTAAAATTGCAAGTGAAGGTTGATTACAGCATAGACGGTGATAATATCGCTGTGGAAGTAGAGGACGAGGGCGCCGGTTTTCAGCCGGCACGCGTTCCGGATCCTACCGAAGAATGCAATATAACTAAAGAGTCCGGCCGTGGACTGCATCTCATCGTGCGGCTTATGGACCGGGTGGAGTTTAATAAAAGAGGTAACAGGATCAGGATGGAAAAGTCGTTGAGGTAA
- a CDS encoding STAS domain-containing protein codes for MAVKTETRGELTICYIDGEIDIVRSPEMKKIFDKLTGKKTPKIVIELSKVTYVDSSGLATLVGILKNMRSYGGKMRLAAMSPKIKSLFEITKLDKLFEIMASEEEAVAGL; via the coding sequence ATGGCGGTAAAAACGGAGACAAGAGGCGAGTTGACGATCTGTTACATAGACGGCGAGATAGATATAGTGCGCAGTCCGGAGATGAAGAAGATTTTTGATAAACTCACCGGGAAGAAGACGCCGAAGATAGTGATAGAGTTGTCGAAGGTTACGTATGTCGATTCATCGGGGCTTGCTACGCTCGTCGGTATATTGAAGAATATGCGTTCTTACGGCGGGAAGATGCGGCTTGCCGCGATGTCGCCGAAAATAAAGAGCCTCTTCGAGATAACTAAATTGGATAAGCTATTCGAGATAATGGCCAGCGAAGAAGAAGCCGTTGCGGGGTTATAG
- a CDS encoding ABC transporter permease — protein MGYNTLALFFDTIYWLIVGPLKNKFVKADSIFSQMVFAGVGSLMITSFVAFFTGIVIAMQSAYQLARFGANIYVAPMVAVALARELAPVLTALVVTGRVGAAIAAELGTMKVTEQIEALETMALNPVRFLVVPRFLALLIMLPCLTVLADIIGIFGGFLVGVFNLHLDPYRYITFSFKYMQWKDVWTGLVKSVVFAITIAMVGCHTGLKTKGGAEGVGKATTMSVVTSFILIILFDCILTGLFYFTQK, from the coding sequence ATGGGTTATAATACTCTGGCGCTTTTTTTCGACACCATATACTGGCTGATCGTCGGTCCGCTGAAGAATAAATTTGTAAAAGCGGACAGTATCTTCAGCCAGATGGTATTCGCCGGTGTCGGCTCGCTTATGATAACGTCTTTCGTCGCATTCTTCACAGGCATAGTCATAGCGATGCAGTCGGCTTATCAGCTCGCGAGGTTTGGCGCTAATATCTATGTCGCTCCGATGGTCGCGGTGGCTCTGGCAAGGGAACTTGCGCCGGTACTGACGGCACTTGTGGTTACAGGGCGCGTTGGCGCGGCAATAGCGGCGGAACTCGGCACGATGAAGGTTACCGAGCAGATAGAGGCGCTCGAGACGATGGCCTTGAATCCTGTCCGGTTTCTCGTCGTTCCGCGGTTTCTTGCGCTTCTGATTATGCTCCCATGCCTTACCGTTCTGGCGGATATCATCGGCATATTCGGCGGCTTTCTGGTGGGTGTATTTAATCTTCATCTCGATCCTTACAGGTACATAACATTCTCATTCAAATATATGCAATGGAAAGACGTTTGGACAGGGCTTGTCAAAAGCGTTGTATTTGCGATAACGATAGCGATGGTTGGATGTCATACGGGATTAAAAACTAAGGGCGGCGCCGAAGGTGTCGGCAAAGCGACGACCATGAGCGTAGTGACAAGTTTTATACTTATAATACTTTTTGACTGCATATTGACAGGGCTATTCTATTTTACGCAAAAATAA
- a CDS encoding ABC transporter ATP-binding protein, whose translation MEKEIVIKAENVVKKFGDRTVLSGVSLEVYKGETFVIMGGSGCGKSTFLRHLIGALKPDSGKVYLLGKDLSILKEDDLDGVKKKIGMSFQSSALFDSMTVGENVALPLKEHAKIEQSVIDIVVKMKLELVGLRGFEDLMPSQISGGMRKRVGLARAIVMDPEIVFYDEPTAGLDPIVAGVIDKLILDLSQKLSITSVVVTHDMKSVFSIASRVAMLYEGRVLEVGTPDEIRGSKNQMVQQFVAGSPDGPIKFFQQKDDYLEQLMK comes from the coding sequence ATGGAAAAAGAGATAGTAATAAAAGCAGAAAATGTGGTAAAGAAATTCGGCGACAGAACCGTTCTAAGCGGCGTAAGTCTCGAAGTATATAAAGGCGAGACCTTTGTTATAATGGGCGGCTCCGGTTGCGGCAAGAGCACGTTCCTGCGCCACCTGATAGGAGCGCTAAAACCCGATTCCGGCAAGGTCTATCTCTTGGGTAAAGATTTGAGTATTTTAAAAGAAGACGATCTGGACGGCGTAAAGAAGAAGATAGGGATGTCGTTCCAGTCATCGGCCCTTTTCGATTCGATGACGGTTGGAGAAAATGTCGCGTTGCCGCTTAAAGAACACGCGAAGATAGAGCAGAGCGTTATAGATATAGTGGTAAAGATGAAACTCGAGCTTGTCGGGCTCAGAGGCTTCGAAGATCTTATGCCGAGCCAGATATCAGGCGGCATGCGAAAACGGGTGGGCCTTGCCCGGGCGATAGTGATGGATCCGGAGATAGTATTTTACGACGAGCCGACGGCGGGACTGGATCCGATAGTGGCAGGCGTGATAGATAAGCTTATACTGGATCTATCGCAGAAGCTTTCCATTACGAGCGTTGTCGTTACCCATGACATGAAGAGCGTATTTTCCATAGCGAGCAGAGTTGCCATGTTGTACGAAGGTAGGGTTCTCGAAGTGGGTACGCCGGATGAGATACGCGGGAGTAAAAATCAGATGGTCCAACAGTTCGTCGCGGGCAGTCCGGACGGCCCGATAAAATTTTTCCAGCAGAAAGACGATTATTTAGAGCAGTTGATGAAATAA